The Streptomyces sp. NBC_00162 sequence GCGGTGGACGACCGCCGTGGTCAGCTCGTCCGGTACGTCGGTGATCCACTCGCGGTAGAAGCGCAGCAGCCGCGCCGATTCGGCCATCGGCCAGATCACCGGACCGGCAAGTACGATCGGCCCGAGCGGGTTGAGCCGGAACGTGAACTCCGTGACGATCCCGAAGTTCCCGCCCCCGCCGCGCACACCCCAGAAGAGGTCCGGGTTCTCGTCCTCGCTCGCCTTCACGAAGGACCCGTCCGCGGTGACCAGGTCCACCGCGAGCAGCTGGTCGATGGTGAGCCCGTACTTCCGCATCAGCCAGCCGATCCCGCCGCCGAGCGTGAGCCCCGCCAGCCCGGTGTGCGTGACGATCCCGGCCGGTACGGCCAGCCCGAACGCCTGCGTCTCGTGGTCCAGCTCGCCCAGCAGCACCCCGGCCTGAGCCCTGACCGTCCGGGCCTCCGGGTCCACCCGGATGCCGCGCAGGGGCGAGAGGTCGACGACGATCCCGCCGTCGCACACGGACTGCCCGGGGAAGCTGTGCCCGCCGCCCCGTACGGCGACCGGCAGCCCGGCCGCCGGCCCGGCCGCGAACCGCACGGCGTCGATGACGTCCGCGACGCCCGTGCAGTGGGCGATGAGGGCGGGTGACCGGTCGATGGAGCCGTTCCAGACCCGCCGGTCCTCGTCGTACGTCGGGTCCCCGGGCTGCACCAGCCGCCCCCGGAAGGACTGACTGAGCGTAGCCATGCCTTCAGTCTGGCACCGGGCCATGAGGGATGCACTCGAACCGGATCCCGGTGGGCTCGTGCCGCCTTTCGCCGTGTTCGCCGAGTACGTCGCCTACGGACCGCTTGGCTCCAGAATGTGCGGCATGAGCGACAACGACGCGGTGGAACTGCTGCATCGCCGGTTGGGCCGGATCGAGGCCCTGCTCGAACCCCCCGCCGAACGGGGCGAGGAGAGACCGGCCTGGCGGCAGCCCACCGACGGCGAGGAGCGCTGGGCGGTCACCGTGGCGATCCTGGTCGCCGTGTGCCTCCAGCTCGCCCTGCCGGACCGGCTGACCCTCGATCCGCACTGGCTGCTGCCGGCGCTGGAGCTCAGCCTGCTGCTGGCGCTGGCCGCCCTCAACCCGCACCGCCGTTTCGACCGCACCTCGTACCTGCTGCGCGGCCTCAGCCTGGCTCTGGCGGCCTCGGTCAGCCTGGCCAACGCGTGGTCGGCCGTGAAGCTCGTACGCGAACTGCTCCTCGGCATCGGGCCGGAAGGCGCGCTCGGGCTGCTCAGTACGGCCGGTGCCGTCTGGGTGACCAATGTGATCGCCTTCGCGCTCTGGTACTGGGAGTGGGACCGGGGCGGCCCGGTGGCCAGGGCTCAGGGCACCAAGGACTACCCCGACTTCCTCTTCCCGCAGATGGGGCAGGCGGGGATCTCCGCGCCCGAATGGAAGCCCTATTTCGGGGACTACCTGTACGTGGCGTTCACCAACGCCACCGCCTTCAGCCCGACCGACACCATGCCGCTGACGACGTGGGCCAAGCTGCTGATGATGATCCAGACTTCGGTGTCGCTGATCACCGTGCTGCTCGTGGTCGCGCGGGCGGTGGGGATCCTGCAGTGACGATGTCGTGCGGCGGGCGGGGCATGCCCGAGCAGGCCGAAGGGGCGCCGGGGCAGCTGTGCCCCGGCGCCCCTTCGGCTGGATCGCCGCTGTCAGTCAGGATCACCCCGTTCGGGCGGGGCCGCCACTCGAACGGGTGCGGGTGTGCTGCCAGCGGACGGCAGGGGCCGGGGCGTGGGAGGAAGGGGCCCCTGCCGTCCTGGGTCGCGGGTCAGCCGTGGCTGACCCGGAGCTCCTTGATGCCGTTGAGCCAGGCCGCGCGCAGGCGGCGCGGGTTCTCGCCCGTCAGGCGGAGGTCGGGCAGGGTGTCGGCCAGGGCGTTGAAGATCAGGTCGATCTCCATGACGGCCAGGGACTTGCCGAGGCAGAAGTGCGGGCCGCCGCCGCCGAAGCCCAGGTGGGGGTTGGGGTCGCGGGTGATGTCGAAGGCGTCCGGGTTCTCGAAGACCTCGGGGTCGTGGTTGGCGGAGGAGTAGAACATCCCCACCCGGTCGCCCGCCTTGATCTTCTGGCCGCCCAGTTCGGTGTCCTGGGTGGCGGTGCGCTGGAAGGACACCACCGGGGTGGCCCAGCGCACGATCTCCTCCGCCGCGGTGGACGGCCGGGTCGCCTTGTACAGCTCCCACTGGTCGGGGTGGGTGAGGAAGGCGTGCATGCCGTGGCTGATGGCGTTGCGCGTGGTCTCGTTGCCCGCGACCGCCAGGAGGAGGACGAACATGCCGAACTCGTCCGAGCCGAGGTTGCCCTGGCCCTCCGCCGCGACGAGTTGGGTGACGATGTCCTTGGCCGGGCACTCCTTGCGTTCGGCGGACAGGTTCATGGCGTAGCCGATGAGCTCCATCGCCGCCTCGGCGCCGACCTCCTCGGTGATCGCGTACTCCGGGTCGTCGTAGGCGATCATCTTGTTCGACCAGTCGAAGATCTTGGCGCGGTCCTTCTGCGGTACGCCGATCAGCTCCGCGATGGCCTGGAGCGGGAGCTCACAGGCCACCTGCGTGACGAAGTCGAAGCTGCCGTCGCCCGCCCCGGCCACCGCCTCCTCGACGATCTGCCGGGCCCGGTCGCGCAGGGCCTCCTCCAGTCCGCGGATCGCCCGCGGGGTGAATCCGCGCTGCACGATCTGGCGTACGCGCGTGTGCTCCGGCGGATCCATGTTCAGCATGATCAGGCGCTGGGCATCTATCTGGTCGCGCTGGATGTGCTCGTTGAACCGGATGATCGCCGTATTGGTGGTGGAGGAGAAGAGTTCCGGGTGCGTGGAGACGTACTTGACGTCCGCGTGCCGCGTCACCGCCCAGTAGCCCTCGTCGTCGAAACCGGTGATCCCCCGCTGCTGCGGGCACCACCACACGGGTGCGGTCTGCCGCAGCTGGGCGAACTCGGGGTGCGGGACCCGGCTTTGGAGCAGGTCGGGGTCGGTGGCGTCGAAGCCTTCGGGCAGCGCGGGGCATGACATCGGGCGACTCCAAAGTCTGACGGCCCATCAGAAGTTGGCTTGAAGGTAGTAACGAGTTCTAGAAGTGACAAGGGTCCCGGCGCCAACTGTTGCGTGTGGAATCCGTGCAGGGCGCGTGCAAGACCCTTGCGTGCCGGGGCTTGAGGTCATAAGACTGCGGGGAGAACTAGAACGCGTACTAGTTCGGGGCGGGGCGCCGGGACGGCCCGCCGCGCTGTCGCAGTGCAGGAGAGGACGAGCTCATGGCCGCGGAACCCGTCATCGTCGAAGCCGTACGCACCCCCATCGGCAAGCGCGGGGGCGCGCTCGCCAACCTCCATCCCGCCTACCTGCTCGGCGAGACCTACCGGGAACTCCTCGCCCGTACCGGAATCCAGCCCGACTGCGTCGAGCAGATCGTCGGCGGCACCGTCACCCACGCCGGCGAGCAGTCGATGAACCCCGCCCGCAACGCCTGGCTCGCCATGGGGCTCCCGTACGAGACCGCCGCGACCACGGTGGACTGTCAGTGCGGCAGCTCCCAGCAGGCCAACCACATGGTCGCCAACATGATCTCCGGCGGGGTCATGGACATCGGCATCGCCTGCGGGGTCGAGGCCATGAGCCGCGTGCCGCTGGGCTCCGGATCCAAGCACGGCCCGGGCAAGCCCTTCCCGGACGAGTGGAACGTCGACCTCCCGAACCAGTTCGAGGCCGCCGAGCGGATCGCCCGCCACCGGGGTCTGACCCGCGAGGACGTCGACAAGCTGGGGCTGCTCTCGCAGGAGAGGGCCGCGGCCGCCTGGGCCGAGGAGCGGTTCAAGCGCGAGACCTTCGCCGTGCAGGTGCCGACGACGGAGGAGGAGCAGGCGGCCGGGCAGGGCATGTGGCGCCTGGTCGACCGGGACGAAGGCCTGCGCGACACGTCGATGGAGGCACTGGCCCGGC is a genomic window containing:
- a CDS encoding FAD-binding oxidoreductase, giving the protein MATLSQSFRGRLVQPGDPTYDEDRRVWNGSIDRSPALIAHCTGVADVIDAVRFAAGPAAGLPVAVRGGGHSFPGQSVCDGGIVVDLSPLRGIRVDPEARTVRAQAGVLLGELDHETQAFGLAVPAGIVTHTGLAGLTLGGGIGWLMRKYGLTIDQLLAVDLVTADGSFVKASEDENPDLFWGVRGGGGNFGIVTEFTFRLNPLGPIVLAGPVIWPMAESARLLRFYREWITDVPDELTTAVVHRKAPTAPYIPPELQGKPVVMVVCCYAGPVEEGQEVLRPLREGSGSAPVLDLCAPKPFTEHQAMFDPSFPHGRWYYFKSCDVDRLTDEVIDRTAEHAARIVSPFTAFPIFQLGGAIARVGEDETAFGGRGAGHTFNINGTTEGFEGFDAERTWARGLWSALAPHQTGVYSNFLMEEGEERVEQAYGTEKYRRLRELKRRYDPGNLFHLNQNIPPATPSATPSATPAKKSEPRPES
- a CDS encoding steroid 3-ketoacyl-CoA thiolase produces the protein MAAEPVIVEAVRTPIGKRGGALANLHPAYLLGETYRELLARTGIQPDCVEQIVGGTVTHAGEQSMNPARNAWLAMGLPYETAATTVDCQCGSSQQANHMVANMISGGVMDIGIACGVEAMSRVPLGSGSKHGPGKPFPDEWNVDLPNQFEAAERIARHRGLTREDVDKLGLLSQERAAAAWAEERFKRETFAVQVPTTEEEQAAGQGMWRLVDRDEGLRDTSMEALARLKPVMPTAVHTAGNSSQISDGAAAVMWASRKMARALKLRPRARIVAQTLVGADPHYHLDGPIDATRAVLGKAGMSLKDIDLVEINEAFASVVLSWAQVFEQDLEKVNVNGGGIALGHPVGATGARLITTALHELERRDKEFALITMCAGGALATGTIIQRL
- a CDS encoding cytochrome P450 → MSCPALPEGFDATDPDLLQSRVPHPEFAQLRQTAPVWWCPQQRGITGFDDEGYWAVTRHADVKYVSTHPELFSSTTNTAIIRFNEHIQRDQIDAQRLIMLNMDPPEHTRVRQIVQRGFTPRAIRGLEEALRDRARQIVEEAVAGAGDGSFDFVTQVACELPLQAIAELIGVPQKDRAKIFDWSNKMIAYDDPEYAITEEVGAEAAMELIGYAMNLSAERKECPAKDIVTQLVAAEGQGNLGSDEFGMFVLLLAVAGNETTRNAISHGMHAFLTHPDQWELYKATRPSTAAEEIVRWATPVVSFQRTATQDTELGGQKIKAGDRVGMFYSSANHDPEVFENPDAFDITRDPNPHLGFGGGGPHFCLGKSLAVMEIDLIFNALADTLPDLRLTGENPRRLRAAWLNGIKELRVSHG